One genomic segment of Syngnathus typhle isolate RoL2023-S1 ecotype Sweden linkage group LG8, RoL_Styp_1.0, whole genome shotgun sequence includes these proteins:
- the mplkip gene encoding M-phase-specific PLK1-interacting protein, translated as MDQTPTRPKWNERFPSPPSGWTRTPYRGAGHRGASPQGYYAHTPNSPTYSPGFNRGHWRDSPGSGGARGFGGSPMFGSGGRHFSGKQRRGNNFGRPTHSNSSHDFPGPIETYFSPSMLEDPWAALQPKHTETPTSNDP; from the exons ATGGATCAAACACCGACCAGACCAAAGTGGAACGAAAGATTTCCCTCCCCACCTTCAGGTTGGACTCGGACACCCTACAGAGGCGCTGGACACCGTGGTGCGTCTCCACAGGGCTACTATGCACACACACCCAATTCTCCGACGTATTCCCCTGGTTTCAACCGTGGACATTGGAGAGATTCGCCAGGTAGTGGCGGAGCACGGGGCTTTGGAGGGTCTCCTATGTTCGGCAGCGGTGGCCGTCATTTCTCAGGGAAGCAACGAAGGGGAAACAATTTCGGGAGGCCAACACATTCCAACTCTTCG CATGATTTTCCCGGCCCGATCGAGACGTACTTCAGTCCGTCCATGTTGGAGGATCCCTGGGCAGCACTGCAGCCAAAGCACACAGAGACGCCGACCAGTAACGATCCATAA
- the ly6pge gene encoding lymphocyte antigen 6 family member pge, translated as MRAVLSCLLIMIFMVLLTSNGKKYFFKSVFFFPLKSVVLPLIVTLKQFQGARCAPSKNTQNFGCPLFGSPVFSSGTALQCYTCMASNNEDCNRQGSRTCPSYSDACAVVAGHNSGVMKSCSYKSFCSQVNSQSYRVHCCYSNDCNITSAAGKMHTPGYLLLILNLLYHCFPW; from the exons ATGCGAGCTGTGCTGTCTTGTTTATTGATCATGATTTTCATGGTCCTGCTCACATCAAATGGTAAGAAGTATTTCTTtaaatctgtctttttttttccactcaagAGTGTTGTTCTGCC ACTCATCGTCACGCTTAAACAGTTCCAGGGGGCAAGATGCGCTCCTTCTAAAAACACACAGAACTTTGGTTGCCCACTCTTTGGTTCTCCTGTGTTTTCCTCAGGTACTGCTCTCCAATGTTACACATGTATGGCCTCCAATAATGAAGACTGCAACCGACAAGGCTCCAGAACATGTCCCAGCTACTCAGATGCCTGTGCTGTGGTGGCGGGTCATAACA GTGGGGTGATGAAGTCCTGCTCCTACAAGTCTTTCTGCAGCCAGGTTAACAGTCAGAGCTACCGAGTTCACTGCTGCTATAGCAACGACTGCAATATCACAAGCGCTGCCGGCAAGATGCACACACCTGGctatttgttgttgattttaaaTTTGTTGTACCACTGTTTTCCCTGGTAG